One genomic segment of Thermoanaerobaculia bacterium includes these proteins:
- the rpmG gene encoding 50S ribosomal protein L33: MRDNIIMQCGECKRRNYTTTRNKRTHQEKYLIRKYCPHCRKHTEHKESK; encoded by the coding sequence ATGCGCGATAACATCATTATGCAGTGCGGCGAATGTAAACGTCGAAATTACACAACGACGCGAAACAAGCGTACGCACCAGGAAAAATATCTCATCCGGAAGTACTGCCCCCACTGCCGAAAGCATACGGAGCACAAGGAGAGTAAATAA